Below is a window of Camelina sativa cultivar DH55 chromosome 11, Cs, whole genome shotgun sequence DNA.
TATTGCCATGAATTTACGGGAACACGAAATCTCAAATCCCAAAGAGTAAGCACTCCCCTTGAAGAACCAGAGACAAACCAATTCCCACAAGGGCTTGTAACCAAAGAAGACACATATCCTTCTTCAGGGTTTGCTTTCAGTGTCCATGCATCTAAATCTGATCTTGTATCCCAAAGGTGGATTCCGCAGTTTTGAGTACTATACATTACCATCGGACCAGAAAGGCTATCAGCGGTATAATTCAAGAGAGAAACTAGAGCGCCTTCTTTAACATCCTTCTTTTTAATATCAACAATTCCTGAATACTTTTCCACTACGTTCCCCAAGCCTCTGGAGATATGGTCAATTGAAAACATATGTATCACACCATCAGAGGCTCCAACGACAATTTGTGTTGAATTCCGAAGCATTGTTGTGCACATCCCTCTGCTTCCCTCGAGATGATATGTTAGCCTTGACCTAAAAGAGATGTCCTTCTCCAGTTTTCTAGAGTCCCACACCTTCACTGTGGAATCATCTGATGCACTAACAAAAAAGCTATGATCGCTTGAAGTGGCAATGTCGTTGACCGCAGAGCGATGCTCCTGTAGATGAGCAACTAATACTCCACGAGGCTTCCACCCTGAATCCGGAACCGATGTCCTTGACAAAGATGGTTCTCCGACAAGATCCGCTGGAGAAGAAGCATCTTCTGAAGTCACAGAAGCGCTTTTTGAGGAGCTTGACACACCGAGATCTTGAAATTTACTGATAGCTGAGGAGATTTGATCATTTTCTCTGCAATCTGGCTCATGTACCACTCTGTaaaattgtttaggattgttccCGACATGGAATGACCCAGAAATCAGCTTAGGCACTGGAACCGAACTAGCCAAGTTAAAGGACTTACTCATGGAATCCATCCATGGCACTGATAATGAACCCATTCCCAGAGAGTTCATCTGCAATGAAGACTCAGAAGCCACAGGAGGATTTGTAGCTGCTCTTTTGTCCATGCTAAACGAATAGAGAGGTATGTTCTCTGGTTCAATATAGCTATTCAAACCAGATACATATGGTGCCATAAACCCAGAGAACTGTAACTTCTCTTGACACAAGGGATCACGTGACTCAACATTGTTGGAAACATTGGGTCTAGGGTTTCTCGggattctcaatttcacatCCTTTTCTGCATACTTTCCTTGAACTTCTGGTTGCTTCGATGCACTTCTAATCTGTTTTTGTCCTTCCACATTTTGCTTCTGTTCAGCCCCACATTCTATTGAATTTAACTCCCCAGTATCTTTGTCAAACAAATCAACAGTTTCCCAATCTTTGGATTGAGGTGAAGAACTGTACCATATCTTTCGCTGTCTCGCCACGATTTCTGGTTTTCTAGCTTTTTCTAAGATACTGTAAACCACTTCCCTTGTGACTTGGGGCCTTAAACATGAAAGTAGACCTTCCTCAGAAGCAATTGACGCAGGCAGTCTACTGAGAAAGGGGCGTATTACTGGGGcaataaaagcaaaagagtCGATTGCACCTATACATTCACTACTTGCGGCAATGAAAGTGACAACTGCCCTCCTTACCCATTGAGATGGATAGCGTAGCAAAGGATAAACACACTCTATCATTTGGAGGAGAGCTCTCTTCCGCAAGAAATTACTCTTGCATAATGTGGATAAGCACTCCAATGCATTGACAATAACAGCCTCTGTCTGATCACTCAAAGCTTGATCGATATAGGGCAACAGATACTCCTCCACACTTCTCTGACCGACAAAAAAGCATACATAAACAATTTTCTCAAAGAATACAGATCTTAGCTGTTCATCTCTGTCATTTAGAAAAGCAGGGAGGATCGGTAGTAGAAAGTCATTACTCTGCCTCTGACCAAAGAAAAAGCAAAGTTCCCCTATGTCCTGAAGGAGTGCTCTTCTAACATTTGGAGTTTGTTTTGGACCCATAACAAGCTCTTGAACAACTTCAGCTATAGTTTTTCTAAGCTGTGCAAGCTGTGCATTTCCATTTGCCTTTTGCAAGTGACTAGGGGTCTCACTAGGAGGTGAAGCGGGGATCTGCTGGGAATTCAATTCATTAAGAACCCCTACATCACTCAACTGGAAAGAATGCATCAGGAATCCATAAGCAGTAAGAGCAAGTTTTGCAATATTGCTGGCATAGCATATCCTCACACTCTCTTCTGTATCTTCAGGTAGCATGGAGAGCATAGGAAATATATACTCTGGGAAAATCTTCGCATCACTAGGAGGAAAATCTCGGACAAGCGGCAGAATGTCACACAAAGTTTCCATGGCAGCACACCGCACAATTGCTGTTGGATCAGAAAGCAAGGCAACGACGTATGGAAGTACACGCTGTAagcgatcatcatcatcaatatacaAAGAGCAAGACCTCAATAGAAGTATAGCTTCCCTCCTCAAATGAGGCAACTTGATATTGCGGATACAAGAACAGAGCATAGATGCAATAAGAACCATTCCCTCACATTTCATGTTACCCTCTACAGGTAGAAAAGGCGTGCCATAAGTGTCAGAACGGCTATCATAAAGAGACATTAGTGTACCCAAATCGTCCATTGTTATCTTTTTCAAGAAAGGATGGCGATTTTTCTTGACTGCATCAGAAATAGAGTGAAGAATCTCATCCTTTGAGTTAACAGTATTACTGCTCAAGACCTTCGATGCGTTCAATTTGTGATTTGCAAAAGTTTCCTGCACCTTGCTTGCGTTCACTGAATTTGAAGGTACAGGAGGATCAACGTCATCCTCATCACCTGGCTTATTTTCCATCATCTTTTTAAGTATTTCTTGAAATATCCCCTGGCAAGTCGCTACCTAGACGTAATGaagcaaaaaatatataaatcaagtcGATACGGAATGTAGAACGAGTATACAGAAAATTTCGATAGTTACCCTCATATCTGAAGGAagtggattccaacaacaatatAAAGTGTGCAGAAATGGTGAGAAGTAGTTTGGGAAAACAACTCCCACATAATTTTTCAGGTAGTCTTCAGCAGATAGGCGTGCTTCAGGTTCTAACTGAATCATATGAAGAATCATCTTGCGAATTCCCAGATCAGGAATCTGAATccaataaaaatagaaagacCAACGAAGATGAGTGAGAAAGAGTTTAAAACAATCAgccaacaaaaatcaaattcagaAGTCAAACCACAGAAGACACAAGTCCCCTGTACCATTCAGATGGGATGAGATTGATACCTATGAGGAGACAATGAAATAGAAAGATGCGAAGAAATACCTTTTCAAGATGTTGGCTAGGATCATGTTGCCCTCTACGATAAGCGAGAAGCTGAGCCAGTTCAAATAGTGGCTGTCCCTCCATAAAAAGTTCTGCTATCACACACCTGAAGCATTAATATGAATCTATTACAATATGCTACCAACTTTAAAACTTAAGGAGTTAAGGTAAGATATTGTTTTTGCCATTTTGAAAACCATTAGGAGCATTGAACAGATAGAGTGATACAAAAACAGATGGCATATGAGCTCACCCCACAGCAAATATATCCATGGACGGTTTTAATGGAGCATCTTGTGCTACTTGTGTCTCACCTCCATGCTCGTAGAATCTCTGTAATTAAGCAACAATCTGTTCAAACATGGAAAaaacaagggaaaaaaaaacagaaacatgaCCAACAAGAAAGGGAGCTTTTTTCTTGATGGTTCCTTGCCACCAATTCTTAGTAGTGATACGGAAAGAAACTAACTGTGGCGCACCCCAAACAAAGTGATAATATCCTTAGCAGAGGGTGCAATAGaacaaattaacaaatctaCATCGATCAAATTAACTGAATAAATTCTGATAAGTGTTCTAAAAATACCTCTGGAGCAAGATAACAAAGTCTTTGTCCCCTTGTgtcaaagaaaaaggagaagtcTGATGGATCATCATAAGGAATGTATGTAGGTTTAAAGGATGCAAAATCAGCAAGGTAAAGCCAGTTCCAGGAAGTGAGCAATACGTTCTCGCACTTGATATCACCTAAAAAATTTTCATATTCACACACATCAAAAATCCAATGAACCACCATGAGGATCATATGCTCTCAAACTATCAAACCTTACCATGACATATATCCTTCTCATGACATTGCTTCACCGCAAGAAGCAACtgcagaaagaacaaaccaaaATTCAGAAAACTCAAAATACCTTACGCCTCAAATAGAATGGTAGCAAGATCAAGAAAACAACCTGAAACGCCAACCATTTCTTCTCCACAAGGTTGAGAAAAGGCCGCGTACTCAACCGATCATGCAGATTACTGTAAAAGTATTGCCTCACTAGATAAGCTGCTTTATCAGTCTCTTGCCAAAACTGCAAACAcattattaaaccaaaatcaaacaatcaaaaccaCCAACTAACTCAATTCAAGATATGAACAGAACCAGagtcttaaacaaaaaaatcattcctTTCTCGTCGCAGCAAGATTAAAAACACAAACCCAATACAGAGAAATCGAATCAAAACCTGAAAAGGCCAAACA
It encodes the following:
- the LOC104721928 gene encoding phosphoinositide 3-kinase regulatory subunit 4-like; translation: MGNKIARTTQVSATEYYLHDLPSSYNLVLKEVLCRGRFLKSIQCKHDEGLVVVKVYFKRGDSIDLRDYERHLVKIKDVFLSLEHPHVWPFQFWQETDKAAYLVRQYFYSNLHDRLSTRPFLNLVEKKWLAFQLLLAVKQCHEKDICHGDIKCENVLLTSWNWLYLADFASFKPTYIPYDDPSDFSFFFDTRGQRLCYLAPERFYEHGGETQVAQDAPLKPSMDIFAVGCVIAELFMEGQPLFELAQLLAYRRGQHDPSQHLEKIPDLGIRKMILHMIQLEPEARLSAEDYLKNYVGVVFPNYFSPFLHTLYCCWNPLPSDMRVATCQGIFQEILKKMMENKPGDEDDVDPPVPSNSVNASKVQETFANHKLNASKVLSSNTVNSKDEILHSISDAVKKNRHPFLKKITMDDLGTLMSLYDSRSDTYGTPFLPVEGNMKCEGMVLIASMLCSCIRNIKLPHLRREAILLLRSCSLYIDDDDRLQRVLPYVVALLSDPTAIVRCAAMETLCDILPLVRDFPPSDAKIFPEYIFPMLSMLPEDTEESVRICYASNIAKLALTAYGFLMHSFQLSDVGVLNELNSQQIPASPPSETPSHLQKANGNAQLAQLRKTIAEVVQELVMGPKQTPNVRRALLQDIGELCFFFGQRQSNDFLLPILPAFLNDRDEQLRSVFFEKIVYVCFFVGQRSVEEYLLPYIDQALSDQTEAVIVNALECLSTLCKSNFLRKRALLQMIECVYPLLRYPSQWVRRAVVTFIAASSECIGAIDSFAFIAPVIRPFLSRLPASIASEEGLLSCLRPQVTREVVYSILEKARKPEIVARQRKIWYSSSPQSKDWETVDLFDKDTGELNSIECGAEQKQNVEGQKQIRSASKQPEVQGKYAEKDVKLRIPRNPRPNVSNNVESRDPLCQEKLQFSGFMAPYVSGLNSYIEPENIPLYSFSMDKRAATNPPVASESSLQMNSLGMGSLSVPWMDSMSKSFNLASSVPVPKLISGSFHVGNNPKQFYRVVHEPDCRENDQISSAISKFQDLGVSSSSKSASVTSEDASSPADLVGEPSLSRTSVPDSGWKPRGVLVAHLQEHRSAVNDIATSSDHSFFVSASDDSTVKVWDSRKLEKDISFRSRLTYHLEGSRGMCTTMLRNSTQIVVGASDGVIHMFSIDHISRGLGNVVEKYSGIVDIKKKDVKEGALVSLLNYTADSLSGPMVMYSTQNCGIHLWDTRSDLDAWTLKANPEEGYVSSLVTSPCGNWFVSGSSRGVLTLWDLRFRVPVNSWQYPLVCPIEKMCLCFLPPSVSVSTTMRPFIYIAAGCNEVSLWNAEAGSCHQVLRVANYENETDVSEFQWKLPSNKVNSKPNLRQNMSSKYRIEELNEPPPRLPGIRTLLPLPGGDLLTGGTDLKIRCWDYSSPERSYSICGPNLKGVGNVDFYELKTNSGVQFVQETKRRPLATKLTAKAVLAAAATDTAGCHRDSVQSLASVKLNQRLLISSSRDGAIKVWK